The following DNA comes from Solea senegalensis isolate Sse05_10M linkage group LG10, IFAPA_SoseM_1, whole genome shotgun sequence.
CAGCGCCAGTCATGGCCAGACGATACATGTTCTGATGCTTATCCGCTGCCTTCCGAAACAGAGCCAGTCTCTGTGCATTCttaacaagaagaaaaacaagaagcaaTCAAAGAACGAaataaaaatgaccacatttCTGTTCAATGGTCAATTTAACCAGAAATACAAGCGAGTTTAAAGTTCAGAGATACATTATCTCTAGGACTGGGTGACCAAGTCCTGAGCGGCACAGTGTGACCTCTTACAGCAGCACTTCTCATAATGTGACCGTGACAAAGCTCACACAAGATCAATTCTTTCATAAAACAGGTGGAACTGTGGACTTGACTATACTTCACAGTGCGTGGGCTTGTGGACACATTATCTGGATGAATGATGAAAAGTGTATTGTAGGTATTTAGTATGACCTCCTCTTGTATTTGAACAGTAGCAGGACTTTGTCTCTTTTAAACCTAAATGGAGTGGAATCTGAATGAATAATCATTGtaacaagtgtgtttgtctaTTATTTCATGAGgaaaatggctgctgtaaaaaaaaatgtgatataaaatgaatcataactttgactcaacacgTATTTTGAaaacctgaatatgtgacctataaacacacactctcccaggatgtccatataaggagttgtgtattattcccacagctaTTTACCACAGGTGCACCTGCGGCAACAAAGGTTAATATGTAAAATCATGGTTCAGTCGCATAGTTTACAGAATTCTACAgacattaaatcatcattttgcATAAATAAGTCCACTCTCAAACCAGCAAACAACCTGGACTCAAGCTGTGACGTTCAAGCTGTTATTGAGACTCTTCTGCCAGTTCTTCTGTCTGGAAAGAACCTGATTGTGaatagtttttagttttttttattattattattataattatcatcatcatcattattattattatcatcattatttatttatttattattattattattattattattattattattattattattattattattattattattatcattattagtatcatcattattatcattactattattattatcattgttattattaattaacaataatatagcacttttctagtcttgatgaccactcatgTTTACACATTTCTGGCGtgtgtggggttaagtgtctcggCCATGGatacattggcatgtagactggCAGAGCCGagaatctaacccacaaccttgcaGTTAAGACAactcactcatcatcatcatcatcataacaatagtaatagtagtatTTCTCAATTGTTAGTGCACAGATTTGCTGTATTTTCTGGTTGCACCTCAATAAAGATACTGGGAAATAAATGGATGGTCATTaaaacctgcaaaaaaaacTTTGCACATTACTGAGTGTAATGGAgctttttaattcatttcattaattCCTAATACCAGtcaatgtctgtgtttgtctgtgaggaCAGAATGACTCAAAGAGTAAAAGACAGAtttggatgacattttctggacatgGAGGTCATGGTTCAAAGAAGAGGTTGTTAGATTTAGGTGATGACGCAGACACAGGGGAGTGGATTGGCACCGGGAAAACAGAGATTTGCATTCCCTGAGTGTTTTAAATAGTCCcgagtgtttctgtgtgcagcTTACTGTTGCACCAGTGTCTTCCATGGCTCTGACAAACGCAACGGCCTCAGAGGTGCAGGAGCGCACCGTCTCTGTCCGACCGTCTCTGAACATGCGGGTCATGGACGACTCGTACGTCAGACAGAACACTCCCTGATCCTGTACAAGCAGACAAAGAAATGGCACGCAATGATGCTGGAcgatacatttacacatttacaagaTGGTGATATggactatatatatacacatatatgcacatatacatatgtgtgtgtgtgtgtgtatatatatatatctatctatatatatatatatatatatatatatatatatatatatatatatatatatatatacatatatgtatacgtacagtacatacatcAGGATATAAAGCCAGACACAGGTTGCTTCTCTCGACTCATGAACCGTTTTCTTTTAAAGTATtattaaattactttttaattaatatatCATGCCTAATTTATAATATTCACTGTTGACAACAACTTTATTTGAAGTCATAAAATGGCCATGATGTGTCGTCGTGGATTAAACtgaaatattcacaatttacaacactaaaacaaacaaatccccATGTTCACTCATATAAAACTGGACAGACCGGTCACCTTTATCTtcctttttataaaacaaatgatcatCAATCATCATGGCGCACACTTGTGGAACTGAGATTAGACTAGAAAAGATTTGACTTCACTGATCCCACACTGGGCTAATTATAATATACATAACCTGGGGTATAAAATAAGCAATATAAAATAGCAAGAGTgtttatgaatataaaaaagtAGTAAAAGTCAAATCTAAGCCTCGTGAGGGTAAAAAATGAGATATCCATATTTCTGGAgatatcataatcataataaaggatggatggatggctgtATCTGTCAGGGATGAGTTTCATACACATGAGCTAATAGGGATGACATGTAATTTGGGCCGATTCTCTGTTTGAAAGCTGTGGGCCGTACAAAATCTGACCGAGGGCCATGATTGGCCTGCAGgccagactttggacatgcctgataTATACGCTTAAAAGCTATAGGGATATTTGTATTCTTACCCTGAACTGTGCCAACTGCAGAGCCATCTGAATGAAGGCATCAGGACTGGTCCTGCACTTCTTAATCAGACCTTTCCCAAAGTCAGAAAACAGGTGGCCATGAAAGTCCACGTCGTCAGCGATCTGCTTCGCTGAGAGGTACGATGCGTCGATGACGTCTCGGCACTAAAGACGGGTTGAAATGTTTGGGGGTAAAAGGTCGTCCTAGGTAATCCCAAATGTATTCATGCCAATCACAAAACAATCAACTCTACTGAACCTCCTTTGGAATCTGCCACTGTAGCCTGGTGGGATAAGGCAGCCCCTTGTTCACATCTCCTTTACAGTGTCCCTCCTCTGTGTAGCCCAGGTGGAAGCAGTCTGTTGCAAGGACGTACTacacagaggagggaaagaaaTAAGTCACTGTAAACTTTACATTTCTGATTGGACACATGATACCCGTGTCACACGTGTCATACCTCCCACATATGTCCCACAATCGGGGCATCAGCCCAAGAATGTTCAGCATTTATACCCATTTTTCCATTTGGATAAGAAATCAGGGTGAAAGATTTGTCGAACCAcctgtgagacaaaaaaaaaagcaaagatttAAGATTAGTACTTCAATGCAAAAATCCTACTACACcacatgttgttttattcttgtcCAGTCCTGCAGCAACATTGGACTAATATGCATAGTAATAACAGAGGATTTGTTTTTCACTTGGTGAGACAGTGTAACAATGTGATGATGACCTCGTCAggttttaaagaataaaagcaCTACAGAGGAAAGGGATAATAAAAAGAGAATGGAATTAAAATATGGTGTTAATACATGGTACAAATTGGAATTTGGCTCGtcataaaaatggaaatattttgtttattcttcTTGTTGTGAGTGATGTTTTATTCGATAATTGGGTTCTTCAACTGCACACAATTAAATAATGGCTTTTgttgattgatttttcttttccctttacTCTTGTGAAGAGATAaccactgtaacactgtaagaaataaataaagaatattaaAATCAGGCATCGTTTTACACTCAACATGAGAAAAACATTCACGACAAAACTCATACTCTTAATAATTGATATgctgacatagtttagaataaatcaatacacaaataataatatatattataataatagcatatgtatatatatatataaatatatatacatataaatatatatacatatatataatagcATATAATGAATAactaaaaagcaaaacaatgattgaaaatgttttttattatgacGTTCATTTTGTATCTCTTGTATTGTCTCGTGTGTCAAACCCCCCAGTAAAGTGATATGATGCTGTCCAAGTAAAATAGAAATACATTCCAAATAAAAGGCCATGAAGTAAGGCCTTCGCTCGACTGCCTGACCCACCTGTCGTAACATTGTCCATGCAGCAGTGACTTGGCGTAGCTGTCGAGTGAGTTAGTCTTCGCGGGGTCGTAACCCTGCGGCTCGTCGTCCAGTGACAGGAAGAAGGCAGCTGACTCAACGGCATCCAGGGACACTCTGTTTACTCCCTGGCTGAAATATTTAATCCGAGCACGAGCCCATGGAACTCTAGAAGTCAGAGTGGGACAGTTACATCTCAGTGACTCTCctctccaagtgtgtgtgtgtgtgctgtgtgtacCTTTTTCCTGCTGTCAGAGCAGCTAATTTAAGTTCTCCTGGCTGAGGCTCTGATGTATCAGCGAGTATCCTTTGAATCTGTGTCTCAAGTTCACTGGGTAAAAGGTGGCGCCCCCCGGTGTACAGCCACACTTGGAAGAAGCGGCCCTTGTGGTAGATGACCAGGTGCTTACGGTCAGTCAGGTGCTGCACAATATCTGCAAGAGGAGGTCACACGGGGTCACAACCAAGAAGTCACTGAGGAAGCAACGCACACAAGAATCCTGAGATGATGGACTCAGAAAACACATGCTGGACAGAATACAACCGTCTGTGGGCTGAAACCTCAGACTGGATATAAATAATGTCAATCACACTATTTCCCTAAAAATGGGGACATCACTTACTAAAACTGACATCAAGTTCTATTTAAGAAGACTTGTTTTGACAGGCAGTCGAGGGctatgtccatttttaaacatgtctttAACTTCTATAAGTCACATTTCTGGTCTTTACTGATGTCAAAGCAGGTGTTTagcttttaaaggtccagtgtgtcagaatTAGTGAAATCTAATCAAATCTAATCTCTTTTGCTTGCTGGGTGAACCTTCTTGATGCAACCTTCCCATTTATCTTACTTTTACTTGGCCCTGATCAGCATTTGTAACAAGATATGTGATTTAATTGGAGTTATTTGTATGATGGCAcctcctgtctctctgtatATCCTGTTTGACCCTCACCCCTGCTTTGTCATCCCGTCAAAAGTATAAGTTTTTACTTTTGTACATAACGAGTGCCGTGGTCTTCAAATATATCTGCTGTGTATATAACACTGTAGGCCATAAACCACTTTACATCACTTTAGTTAAATTTGGCTCTTGAGACGCCGCTGTTTGCCACATTGATTCACTTAAAGCCTACACACACCTGAATAGTTTCTCACCTGTTTCAATGCCAGGAATACGGGTGGTGTTAAACATCCTCTCCATCTGGCTGGAGCACATAGGCACAGTCCCCAAGGCCCTCAGCTGGGAGGAGGTTTAAACCAGTGAGTCATTGTGTAATTAATAACATAAAACCTTTTACAGaaatagtttatatatatatatatatatatatatatatatatatatatatatatatatatatatatatatatatatatatatgtatatatatatatatatatatatatatatatatatatatatatatatatatatatatatatatatatacatatacatatatatatatatatatatatatatgtatatatatatataaatagctTTTAGAGGCTTttaaaaaaggtccagtgttcaGGTTAAAGAGAGGACAAGGAGAAACATGTCGTCACATGGTGACATACTATAATAATGTCATGGTAAGAATTACCGGTGCGTGTTCACCGCGCTCCAGTTTGCGTCTGTACTGCAGCATGGCGTGAACCACGTTCCCCACGCGCGCAGCCTGCCGGTGAGTGGGAGTCACGTACAAAAGGTCCTTCACAAACAAGAAAtgtaacatattttaaatattattactaGGGGTTTTTTGTctgtatgcatttattaatgTATAACTTCTATAATggtataattaaaacaaatcactagTGTCTTACCATAATATAGAAGTTACTGTTGACCATGATGGGACTCCTGCCCCGGAGGTAGATATACTCCTCCCACCAGTCACTCACCTACACCAGATCAATGACATAATGATCAAACAGAATTTCAAGTGTAACGATGTGtcactaacaaaaaaaactactcaCATAATTTGTTGCCCACCAGGATTTTAAGATCAAGTATCTCTGCAGTCGAGCTGCTTTTGAATCCTGAAAATCTTTGGCCAAAATCTCCATTTGGTTGTACTGCTGACTGTCCAGAAGAGGACGGACCGACTCAAGATACtgtgaaggagaggagaagaacacGTGATATGTGCTGTCAGTACACAGCTGCAATAACAACAActatgataacaataataataataataatgatagaagCTGGAGATCTGGAGGATGTCAAAAGCAAAATAAGCAGCACAGCTAAGAGGACACAGGGTGCAGATGGACTGTGACATTAGATCGTGGTGGACTCTAACCATGATAGAAACTTTCATCAAACATTTGGATTATTTAGTTCATGTGCTACAAAGGGTTTAAGTGAAGGCGCGAAAAGAAGTTGCTGATAACCGGCGGATAGGAACAGTATATCAAAAATGTGATGTTCACATCAATCACCTTCACTTTATAACATTTTCTTCTGTGATTTGCTTAGACTGTGATCAGAACActcagcagccactttattaggcacgtCTGGTTCAATTTTAAGGCAAATATCTCGTCGGCCGATCACATTGCAGCAACTCGATAAATGTGGATTTGTGAAGTTTAAAAGAAACTCACAACCACCTCaaaggtttacagagaatggtccgaAAAAGATGTACTTCAAATactatatatttgtattttattaacaTGATATTCATGTCATGTATTTTTATACATGTAAAATACACAATGACATCATAAGATTACAACACGTGAGGCGCTGCTGTAGACTCATTTGATTGGACTTGTTAAAGTCACACATAGCAACATAGTGACTGAGTCACAAGCTTTCAGAGGCAAACTTGTTTAGTAGATGATCTTATTTGAACTTTGACTTTATCTGTTCTCCTTTCAGTGATTGGAGTTAGAACAATGGATCTCTTCTAGACTTTGAACTTGTGTATGTTCTTAATTCTTAAGAACTAAGAACTTGACAGGGTCACTTCATCCTGTCATGATTATTGGCTTCTAAGTCATTCTTGTATATGTTATAATAGACAGTTTAATGTCCGTTTCAGCTGTAGACTAAATTATTCAACTGGACTGTGAGAAAACTCAATATAAGTGTAGTCGGATCATCCGCTTGAACGTTTGCTGAGTCATTGTGGGCCAAGAAAAATTCTTCAGGAAGAATTCCTTGAATCTGagtatttttagtattttgaaaatagaaaaaaagacttttattgTTGATACATTTATTAGTGGGTATTtggtcttttattttaaaatattaaaataaatatacatttagaCGTATTTGTGACCACAgctgaattaattaatttcaattAATTAACTCCCCGTCATGTATTTTGAGATACTTTTCACTTTCCATAAATTTGGCTAATTTATGGAAAGCCAATtatgatatacatttttatatcattaatatatattatatattattatcatatttattaatattatattattacaatattgagTTTATTACACACCCTGTGAACTGTGTCATCTACACTGGGCATAGGAAGTCTGGGTAAAGACGCCTGGAAACTGTAGAGCAGCGGTCTGCGTCCAGAGAACATCCTCACCAGactctgaaacaaacaaacaagatcATACACATCATAGAGGAGAGacttggaaaaacacctgtacattgttcccatttttttggcctgctTTTGGattgtaaatatgtgttgtaCTGTTCaactttaacacacaaaatctggtgttcatgtacaactacagtgttgttttctaaataaatcctttagtttttccttcattttaaattgttaatacactactttaacatggcagtaaattgtaaataactggcagatattgaaagacaaaaaatgggcaaaagcagaGAGAGGTACAAACAGAGCATCTCACTTCAGAAAGTTATGCGTTGTTTATGTGTCTTTTCCTGCAGTGTTACTTGAGCTGTGAGGTGCAGACACAGGCAGACTGGTACAGACACATACTCTGGCAGCTGCTCATGCCAACAGCACATGGTTGCTTTTAATATTGGacaattgtgattgtgataaAAATAGGACGAGGAAGTCCTACTGAACATCCAAGTATTTTCAGCTCTTGACagtttggcaccatcttaccTCTCTGAAGTTCATCCTCCATCCCAACCTCTGAGGTCTAATGTCTAAACCCGGGAGGAGCAGGcacttttctgttctgttcttgcTTAAAGACACCCCAGCATTTGACCTTAACATAAACCCCCATTACATAGAGAATGTAAGGTTATTGGCTCAATCGTGTGTTGGAATGGACGACAGAGGGACAAACGTACCAGCCACAGTTTGGTGGACGCGCTCATTTTTCCATGGGACTCAAAAATCCAGCCGTGGTAGGAGAGCAGAGCTTTGAGAGTGTATCTCAGAAGGTAGATGAGGAACAGCCACAGTCCAGTAGCAAAGAGGATGGCACTCAGCACAGCCCGGCTCTGCACTGACATACACTCTCTGCTCACAGAAGGCACAACACTGGTCTGGTTATGTTACACTccacatatactgtagatgGCGAACTGTGTGGGATTTCTGACCTTTGAGGCAGGTTGTCCTTGATGGTGTCGATCATCCCTAACGACGGATCGACACGAATGTACAAAGAACTCATCATCGCGATCACAGCTATCAGCCAGCTGGACGGACTGGCTGGATAAACTCCAGCCAACACTCCATTCTGTGAATGAAACACCAACACATGAAAGCATTACACTGTCAAAGATTTCACTCAACTTTGACCTAGAGTATTTTCACAGTGTTCACTAAAGCTGTGCACTATAACTTGGCAAATGTCACTGTGATTTAGCagtttttttactgtacaaacactgtatttttactgcaacttcacatttttgttgttgttgttttttaaactccaGCTTTACAGTAATTATGTCAACCAGTATATAACTTATAATAATATTGTGAAgttacaataaaatgttttgctaCAGCTTTTAATGTTATTGTTCTGTATAAACATCACAGTTGTGCCATATTACTTTGATTTAGCAGTATGTTGATTCATAAACTCTGTAAATACAGTTATACAACAGTATTTTcctttatacatacattttctgcaatattatacaataatatcctatataaacacagatttcTTTACTATAACTTTACAGATGTGCCATATTACTGTGATTAAGCAGTATTTTCCTCCATAAACTCTGTAAAAACAGTTATACAATAATATTTTCCTTTACACATACTTTTTCTGCAATATTATACAATAATAtcctatataaacacagatttatttacTATAACTTTACAGATATGCCATATTACTGTGAATTAGCAGTATTTTCTTTCATAAACTCTACATTCACAGTAACTTCACAGCATTGTCCCATATGAATACTGTCTTGTACTGTAAATTCAGTTATACCACAGTATATTGCTTTAATCATCGACAGTCCCCCGTTAATGCAGGATCACTCTTTGTCTAATATTCTGTGAAAGAATAACATGAAATGTAGCACCGTTACAGACTTTAAATACCGCTGATACGACACTAAATCCACAAGTCGCCTCACATTTCTAACACTTTGGTTCCATGTGACTTTACCTTGAACTGTATGGCCCTCTTCTTCCATGACGTCACTGCTGACAGGTAGATGTTCCTGAAGACCTCTTGACTCAGCGTGAGGTCCACACCGTCTGGACGCACGGTGAACTGGAATCCCACCGCCTGATGAGCCTCAGCCATCTCTGTGTTTTACTGACatggaaagtaaaaaaaaaaagggcataGCATTTATCTGCAAAATAGACTTTATT
Coding sequences within:
- the cpt1b gene encoding carnitine O-palmitoyltransferase 1, muscle isoform — translated: MAEAHQAVGFQFTVRPDGVDLTLSQEVFRNIYLSAVTSWKKRAIQFKNGVLAGVYPASPSSWLIAVIAMMSSLYIRVDPSLGMIDTIKDNLPQRECMSVQSRAVLSAILFATGLWLFLIYLLRYTLKALLSYHGWIFESHGKMSASTKLWLSLVRMFSGRRPLLYSFQASLPRLPMPSVDDTVHRYLESVRPLLDSQQYNQMEILAKDFQDSKAARLQRYLILKSWWATNYVSDWWEEYIYLRGRSPIMVNSNFYIMDLLYVTPTHRQAARVGNVVHAMLQYRRKLERGEHAPLRALGTVPMCSSQMERMFNTTRIPGIETDIVQHLTDRKHLVIYHKGRFFQVWLYTGGRHLLPSELETQIQRILADTSEPQPGELKLAALTAGKRVPWARARIKYFSQGVNRVSLDAVESAAFFLSLDDEPQGYDPAKTNSLDSYAKSLLHGQCYDRWFDKSFTLISYPNGKMGINAEHSWADAPIVGHMWEYVLATDCFHLGYTEEGHCKGDVNKGLPYPTRLQWQIPKECRDVIDASYLSAKQIADDVDFHGHLFSDFGKGLIKKCRTSPDAFIQMALQLAQFRDQGVFCLTYESSMTRMFRDGRTETVRSCTSEAVAFVRAMEDTGATNAQRLALFRKAADKHQNMYRLAMTGAGIDRHLFCLYIVSKYIGIDSPFLKKVLSEPWKLSTSQTPQQQLNLVDINKFPKYVGAGGGFGPVADDGYGVSYIIVGENLVTFHISCKFSCPSTDSYRFGQHIQKAMLDIQGLFKPDNDKKMVDNGKIVQMENGKKHL